The Parambassis ranga chromosome 19, fParRan2.1, whole genome shotgun sequence genome contains a region encoding:
- the kbtbd13b gene encoding kelch repeat and BTB domain-containing protein 13, translating into MSVRGSSSCDGADTEGHQPCSASAKLTIVVGDTHFSEEKMLLVQSCDYFRALYRSGMKECQQKEIHLKYPHARGFLIAMAVLRGEMPVLDGDDIVEAIECAAFLQVTPLTKHLINLINADNCLLMYHTAATFGLMDLYHAAALFIRDMYDDLQAEVRKTLPPELISYVESLTPSVFVAVGAHVTCGVDETIHAASRTVCYLDESGDKWKVLTDLPLEASTSMAGVAVLDNRLYIIGGVHGLHKQAVDASFCYTVENNSWSRIASPAQQRYNLSLVGVDGCLYAIGGEYERTVMSSVERYHVKTGRWTFAAHLPRQAAGAACTKAMSRIFVCLWRPMETTEIYEYIPGKDEWQLVTTLIRHQSYGHCMVGHRHNLYIIRNGPSDDFLRCLMDCYDLSSGQWSSLPGHFANSKGSLFTAVVRGDSVFTLNRSMTLEYTVHDKCWKPRRQMKGFPRSGSVWTFLLRIPDALVLQQ; encoded by the coding sequence TACTCGTTCAGAGCTGTGACTACTTCCGAGCTCTGTATCGATCTGGGATGAAGGAATGTCAGCAGAAGGAAATCCACCTCAAGTACCCGCATGCCCGAGGCTTTCTCATTGCCATGGCGGTTCTACGAGGCGAGATGCCAGTCCTGGATGGAGACGACATCGTGGAGGCCATTGAATGTGCTGCGTTCCTGCAGGTGACGCCACTCACCAAGCATCTCATCAACCTCATCAACGCCGACAACTGTTTGCTGATGTATCACACAGCTGCGACCTTCGGCCTCATGGATCTGTACCACGCCGCTGCGCTGTTCATCCGAGACATGTACGACGACCTCCAGGCAGAGGTCAGAAAGACCTTACCACCAGAGCTCATCTCTTACGTGGAGTCTTTGACCCCGAGTGTATTTGTGGCCGTGGGGGCTCATGTGACATGCGGAGTGGATGAAACTATCCACGCCGCCTCCAGGACGGTCTGCTACCTGGATGAAAGTGGAGATAAGTGGAAGGTACTGACAGATCTTCCACTAGAGGCCAGCACCTCCATGGCTGGAGTGGCTGTTTTAGACAACAGGTTGTACATCATCGGTGGCGTCCATGGACTCCATAAGCAGGCCGTGGACGCTTCTTTCTGCTACACAGTTGAAAACAACAGCTGGAGCCGGATCGCCAGCCCGGCGCAGCAGCGTTACAACCTCAGCCTGGTGGGTGTGGACGGGTGTCTTTACGCCATTGGAGGCGAATATGAACGAACAGTGATGTCATCTGTGGAAAGATACCATGTAAAAACCGGAAGATGGACCTTCGCTGCTCACTTACCTCGGCAAGCAGCCGGAGCAGCGTGCACCAAAGCCATGAGCAggatctttgtgtgtttgtggaggccGATGGAGACCACCGAGATCTATGAGTACATCCCAGGTAAAGATGAGTGGCAGCTCGTAACTACGTTGATCAGGCACCAGAGCTACGGCCACTGTATGGTGGGCCACAGGCACAACCTGTACATCATCAGGAACGGCCCATCGGACGACTTCCTGCGCTGCCTGATGGACTGCTATGACCTGAGCTCAGGGCAGTGGTCCTCCCTGCCGGGCCACTTCGCCAACAGTAAAGGTTCACTGTTTACAGCCGTGGTGAGAGGCGACTCCGTGTTCACGCTCAACAGGAGCATGACTCTGGAGTACACGGTGCACGATAAGTGCTGGAAGCCCAGGCGACAGATGAAGGGTTTCCCCAGAAGTGGATCTGTGTGGACGTTTCTGCTCCGGATCCCAGACGCTCTGGTGTTACAGCAATGA
- the LOC114451946 gene encoding acyl-coenzyme A thioesterase 4-like — MDRKQCCVKLSVQPSRGLVDEKFVVLVQNAFPGFQLTVHAHHQCEDGHGWEAFGHYTADATGTVNVSEDPSLGGTYSGAEPMGLLWSLRPVPGSKPGLRMRKKNVQTPMEITVSVYQGHQTEGFVDQVPLTGVVVERWYMAPGVQRIPISEDGLTATLFLPSGPGPFPGLLDLWGGGGQLVEYRAALLASHGIASLALDYLTSKITMETGKMVDNQYFETAYRVLQQHPQVLGSRIAMLGLSFGTSVTLKMAVYSQVVKLRCVVCISGSHVQPVDGSVEQILSFFHKNADKTRFNEDNEAIWRDLLLPIPTDPSLKVDVGRLQCPLLLVVGEDDQNWPAYESAMDMKEMMERAGNSHLLTILSYPNAGHLIEPPYTPHARASSFRTVSTRLKLMALWGGQTAEHSRAQEDSWKKMLAFLRENLYGGTDPGARSISHL; from the exons ATGGACAGGAAGCAGTGTTGTGTTAAGCTGTCGGTCCAGCCGTCCAGGGGACTCGTGGATGAGAAGTTTGTGGTCCTGGTCCAGAATGCCTTCCCTGGTTTCCAGCTGACCGTCCACGCCCACCACCAGTGTGAAGACGGACACGGCTGGGAGGCGTTTGGTCATTACACGGCCGACGCTACTGGGACTGTAAATG TCTCAGAGGATCCCAGTCTGGGTGGGACTTATTCTGGGGCTGAACCGATGGGTTTACTTTGGAGCCTCAGACCAGTTCCAGGCAGCAAACCTGGGCTCAG gatgaggaagaagaacGTCCAGACTCCCATGGAGATCACAGTCTCCGTGTATCAGGGTCACCAGACGGAGGGCTTTGTGGATCAGGTGCCATTGACCGGTGTGGTGGTGGAGCGCTGGTACATGGCGCCAGGCGTCCAGAGGATCCCGATCTCAGAGGACGGCCTCACTGCGACCCTCTTCCTGCCCTCAG GACCTGGACCTTTCCCCGGCCTGCTGGACCTGTGGGGCGGTGGGGGGCAGTTGGTGGAGTACCGTGCAGCATTGCTGGCCTCCCACGGCATCGCCTCTCTGGCTCTCGACTACCTGACATCTAAAATCACCATGGAAACCGGAAAGATGGTGGACAACCAGTACTTTGAG aCGGCCTACAGAGTCCTGCAGCAGCACCCTCAGGTCCTTGGCAGTAGGATTGCCATGTTGGGACTCTCTTTTGGCACCAGCGTCACCCTCAAAATGGCCGTTTACTCCCAAGTTGTAAAG ctcaggtgtgtggtgtgtattaGTGGGAGTCATGTGCAGCCAGTTGATGGATCTGTGGAACAAATACTGAGTTTCTTTCACAA AAATGCTGACAAGACCCGTTTCAACGAGGACAACGAGGCCATCTGGAGAGATCTGCTGCTGCCCATTCCCACCGACCCCTCGCTCAAAGTGGAT GTGGGACGACTGCAGTGTCCTCTGCTGCTGGTTGTAGGTGAGGACGACCAGAACTGGCCCGCCTACGAGTCTGCAATGGAC ATGAAGGAGATGATGGAGCGAGCAGGGAACAGCCACCTGCTGACCATCCTCTCGTACCCAAACGCGGGTCACCTGATCGAACCACCGTACACGCCGCATGCCCGAGCCAGCTCCTTCAGGACAGTCAGCACTCGTCTGAAGT taATGGCTCTGTGGGGCGGGCAGACGGCGGAACACTCTCGTGCTCAGGAGGACTCCTGGAAGAAGATGCTGGCCTTCCTGAGGGAGAATTTGTACGGTGGCACAGACCCTGGTGCAAGATCGATTTCACACCTGTAA
- the LOC114451947 gene encoding acyl-coenzyme A thioesterase 4-like yields the protein MDRKQCCVKVSVQPSRGLVDEKFVVLVQNAFPGFQLTVHAHHQCEDGHGWEAFGHYTADATGTVNVSEDPSLGGTYSGAEPMGLLWSLRPVPGSKPGLRMRKKNVQTPMEITVSVYQGHQTEGFVDQVPLTGVVVERWYMAPGVQRIPITEDGLTATLFLPSGPGPFPGLLDLWGGGGQLVEYRAALLASHGIASLALDYLTPKITMETGKMVDNQYFETAYRVLQQHPKVLGSRIAMLGLCFGTSITLKMAVYSQVVKLRCVVCISGSHVQPVDGNLEQILSFFKKNADKSCFNEDNEVIWRDLLLPIPTDPSLKVDVGRLQCPLMLVVGEDDQNCPAYESAMDMKEMMERAGNSHLLTILSYPNAGHLIEPPHTPHARSSSLRTIGSRHMLMALWGGQTAEHSRAQEDSWKKMLAFLRENLYGGTDPGARLISHL from the exons ATGGACAGGAAGCAGTGTTGTGTTAAGGTGTCGGTCCAGCCGTCCAGGGGACTCGTGGATGAGAAGTTTGTGGTCCTGGTCCAGAATGCCTTCCCTGGTTTCCAGCTGACCGTCCATGCCCACCACCAGTGTGAAGACGGACACGGCTGGGAGGCGTTTGGTCATTACACGGCCGACGCTACTGGGACTGTAAATG TCTCAGAGGATCCCAGTCTGGGTGGGACTTATTCTGGGGCTGAACCGATGGGTTTACTGTGGAGCCTCAGACCAGTTCCAGGCAGCAAACCTGGGCTCAG gatgaggaagaagaacGTCCAGACTCCCATGGAGATCACAGTCTCAGTGTATCAGGGTCACCAGACGGAGGGCTTTGTGGACCAGGTGCCATTGACCGGTGTGGTGGTGGAGCGCTGGTACATGGCGCCAGGCGTCCAGAGGATCCCGATCACAGAGGACGGCCTCACTGCGACCCTCTTCCTGCCCTCAG GACCTGGACCTTTCCCCGGCCTGCTGGACCTGTGGGGCGGTGGGGGGCAGTTGGTGGAGTACCGTGCAGCATTGCTGGCCTCCCACGGCATCGCCTCTCTGGCTCTCGACTACCTGACACCTAAAATCACCATGGAAACCGGAAAGATGGTGGACAACCAGTACTTTGAG ACCGCCTACAGAGTCCTGCAGCAGCACCCTAAGGTCCTTGGCAGTAGGATTGCCATGTTGGGACTCTGCTTTGGCACCAGCATCACCCTCAAAATGGCTGTTTACTCCCAAGTTGTAAAG ctcaggtgtgtggtgtgtattaGTGGGAGTCATGTGCAGCCAGTTGATGGAAATTTGGAGCAAATACTGAGTTTCTTTAAAAA AAATGCTGACAAGAGTTGTTTCAACGAGGACAACGAGGTCATCTGGAGAGATCTGCTGCTGCCCATTCCCACCGACCCCTCACTCAAAGTGGAT GTGGGACGACTGCAGTGTCCTCTGATGCTGGTTGTAGGTGAGGACGACCAGAACTGTCCTGCCTACGAGTCTGCAATGGAC ATGAAGGAGATGATGGAGCGAGCAGGGAACAGCCACCTGCTGACCATCCTCTCGTACCCAAACGCGGGTCACCTGATCGAACCACCGCACACGCCTCATGCCCGATCCAGCTCCTTAAGGACAATCGGCTCTCGTCATATGT taATGGCTCTGTGGGGCGGGCAGACAGCGGAACACTCTCGTGCTCAGGAGGACTCCTGGAAGAAGATGCTGGCCTTCCTGAGGGAGAATTTGTACGGTGGCACAGACCCTGGTGCAAGATTGATTTCACACCTGTAA